The following nucleotide sequence is from Vitis vinifera cultivar Pinot Noir 40024 chromosome 14, ASM3070453v1.
tttttcataattgacAACTTAAAAACTagtaaaacaacaaaaatagtaattatgagttttttttaccATGGAAAGCAAAACAATGATACCACCACTGAGCTTCGCCCTGAGAATTACAACTAATGATGGCATCCAAAACCTTGAAAGAATGTGTAACCCGGAATGAACAATTACTGCAACTCATTTTCTCTGTTACCTCATCGTTGTTGGGGTGGTACAGGTACTCATCTAGAGGCCAAAATTGCACACCTGCACAAACTCCATATCATTGTCCACATATTTTGTCCAGAGATTCTTAAATTGGTTAATGGCAATATCAAGCCAAGGTTTCATGTTTCCATTAAAATGAATCACTGCAGCATGGTTGATCTCATCCATGCTAATACTTGGATTGTACCCAAGTCCCAGTACATGCCAAGATTTGTCCAATGATTTTGTTGTTGAGTAAAATGTGATCAGGCCAGGCGGAAGCATCCCCGATTTCCATAGCGTCCCATCCTCATTCTAATCACAGGACACACAAAAAGACAATTTGTCAAACTCAACTCAACCACTCCAACAAGACTAAACAAAATACGGAAACACAAAAAAGACCAAAACTAGAAGCAAACATGATCTTACCAAGTTTTGCCAATAATGATACTGGTCCGTGCATTTTTCACGCCTCCAAGCGTCAAGATCAAATATATTCATCCCATATGCCCAGGCACAAGCCTTGGGGTTGAACTTCTCCCTAATGACAGAATTCGAGAAGTTCAAATAGTGGGCATAACGATGAAATGAGCCGAAGCAAGTCTCAACAGCCCCATTCACCTTTCCATCCAAATCAATCCTCCACAAGGCTGATAGGTCCTTCTGAACAACCACATCATCATCCAAAAACAAAATGCGGTGCAGCTTCGGGTACATCTCAGGCAAATAAAACCGAAGGTGATTCAGCAATGAGTAATTGGGGTTCCTTAGTTTTGCATTATCCCCATAATTCGCCGACTCCATTTGTCTAAGCACCGGCACATATGAAGAATTTAAAAACGCATAATCCTCCACTGCTTTCACCTCCACACGTGCTCCTCCTCCGACCGGCCTCATCTTAAACCAAACCTTCATGGCGGCAACATTCATTCGATCCGATACCACATGGAAAACATGCTTCCATGGCTCCTGAGCATTCTTCACCGCAGAATTCACCACCACCGACACTGCAATCACATTATTCGAAAATATAGCATAATGGTACAAACTCGGATCCTCAAACTCAGCACTGTCCTCTTCCTCCGTATACTTGTCTGGATGCGCAATTCTCTCCTCCACCAATCTCATCGCCAAACAATGCAGACTCTTCGGAATAGACTTCGCGGCAATCAAACTTGCAACCTGCCCATTCTTCTTCGCCTTCACCAGCAACTCATTCACAGAAAAAATAGTATCTTTCAACTTCTGAATCTTGATCTGATTATCATACGACTCCTTCGACTCAGCAATCATAAGCCTCGCGATCTTCACCCTGTCCTTCACCTCCTTCTCCAACTGCCTCACAAGGTCCTCGTCCCCCGTCCCCTCCACCTCATCCTCCGGCGCCGTCCTCGGTCCAGGCCGTGCCGCCAGATCAGAGAAATTCCGCGCCAAATCGTCGAACATTCGGAGCTGCCGCGAGATATCGAGCTTGAGCTTGCGGGCGTAGGCCGCATAGGCGTTGACGAGGGTGATGTGATCGTTGGCCTGCTTGTGGATGAGGTCGAGTCGGGTCCTGAGCGGATCAGATTTGAGGGCAAGGAAGGTCCGTTGCATGTAGGCGTTGCCGGAGCTCGGGATCACCTACACCGACCACAGAGTGTGAGAATCCGCAACCGTTTTTAATGCCATCTGGAGAGAATGAGAGTAAAGTAATAACTTACAGAGTCGTGAGATGGAGGAGCTGGATTGGTGTTGAGGAGGACAGAGATTGTGGCGATGAAGAGAATAGTGAACAGGGCGGAGGCAAAGATCCGATACGAGACGATATTGCGTAGACCGCCGCCGCCGAACGATCCTCGCCCGCCTCGAGCTGCTACCGCCATTGGATTGACGACACCGACTGCGAATCGCCCGATCTGGATTCCAGATTTTGGTAAGCGAGgagcagaagaagaagctgagaCACAAGTACAGGGAGTGTGATGGATCTCAGACAATCAGGTCCGTCCGTTACTTAATGCGTGTGTGCGGaccaaagaataaaataattgatgaGTAGTGTCTGGAAAAAAATGCCAATCGATGATCCCGTGGTTGCTTTCACGGAAAATGATTGGGAAGAAAAGATTTTCTAGGGAAAAATTTCTAACGCGTCAAATCCTATTctcatgttatatttttttttaaatataagtaattttaaaatttttggacacaaaagatattaaaatagattttattaATAGAAAGAGATCTAAAGGTGAAAATTACATTTGTGGtcttttatcaaataatttttagagttatcatttgttgttttatgccttaattatttgaaattaaatttgtatttataaatttaaaaataaggacTCTAAAATTAATCTTTAACATGTGTCTTAAAAGTGTCTCTTTGAAATTTTAGGTCAAAATAATCCGTTTAGACCccttttcaaacttattttcaaTGTAGATCACACGAATGTTAGATCATcctcttataaaaataaagtcttaattatcaattaaggttttatttaaaaaatgaagacaATTATTCATTAagattttaattcaaaaataagttaaaaaattggTAATTGAGGTTCTAGATTAAAAATGAAGGCGCATTTAGcaattgagattttattttttatttttttttaccgaAGTCTCTATTAATGATTGAGACTtcagttaaaattaaaaaaaataataatattaattaataatatgacTCGTAGGTGgcaataaaaaaactattttgaatataaatttgGTAAAACggttaaatttattattattattttttcataaaaaggCTATTTTGGCCAAAACTGTTTCTTTGAGGAGGACCATGAGAGAGACAAATGCAAATTCTACATAACAAAGACCTTGGGAAAATAATAGGTCCCACCATGAGATGGAAGGTAGGAGATAGaggttttcaattattttgacAAGTGACAGATTCCTACTAATGAATATAGGATTTGAAAAATtgtcattcaattttttatttattttttattttaaggaaatCACATTATATTTTTACAGTTTACAAATTATAATTGCATTATTACAAAAATTCAACCcattaatacaattttttattaagtcaaagtcttttttttcatatattcatAGATATGGTGCAAAGTATTAACTAATGATTAATTGtaatttaaatcttatttaaatatgtaaaaatttcaaagtcgatattttaattgtttcataaaataaaagtatgtaAGGGTAGAAATAATGTGATTAGCCTATGAAAAATGTCACTAAGATACCaagtacaaaaaatataattaagttaCAAAAATATGACTAGGGAACGAGGAATGTCATTAATGTATAAAAACGTATTACTCTAATAATAAGGTACGGAAATTATAAGCAAAGTATGAAGGATATGATTAGAGTACATAAAAAGTGATTATGATATGAAGGATGTAACCTAgatacaaaaacaaaagattagTTAGGCTTGGTGCAATGTGAGAAAGcgagtaattaaaaaaaaatgatatttataacaaagaaaacaatGATACATTTAATGTAATTTGGCATTCAAGGCAAATAATTATTTAGCAAAATTGTAGAGCCCTTAGGACTATATATCATTTTGTAAGATATCCTAgcatcataagaatcaagcttaCGGTAAGTAAACCATGACCTTATTACTATTAAGAGATTATTTCAGATTAATTAATCTCTTTACCTTAACATAGAAGGTACCTAAAGTAAGATCAATGTATCTTAAAGTTTGGCTCTTGGACATGCAAGTGGGATTTAGATGAGATGAGTGTCTAGGGTTTGTTTGTTTAATATTCTCctcgatcattttttttttttttaattcaatgtaTATGTTCCTACATGGTATCTTCTCGTTGGATGTTGACATGGAACATGCTCCATGTCACAAGCTCACATGGGAAGATGACATGGAGGTTGCTCATGTGGTTATATCATATTGGCCATCTAAGTTAGCCTTTTGAaggtatttttgaaaattggtaaTAAGCACGTATTTTTTCCCCACCTTACACTccaattgaaaaggaaaaagtaaagttctcaaaagttttaaaattttatttaaagtatGATTACATTATACCTCCCTCCCcttccaccttttttttttcaatataggaaaggaaaaaataaataaataaattgaagtgaTAGCAGATAGAGGATGGAGAGTGAATATGTATACAAATTAGGGGGGAGATGAGATGCAAAGTCAACATaccatttttgttaaaatacaaaatttgagTGCCTAACAGTGGAATGGAGAAAAAcatgaaggagaagaaaatgggtttaaTGTTTGGATGAGATGAGTTTCTAGAGTGGGTTTGTCTAACTattctctttgatttttttatattcaatgtATATATTCCTACATGGAATGTTTTTGTTGGATTCTGACCTGGAACATGCTTCATGTCATAAGCTTGTGTGGAAAAATGAT
It contains:
- the LOC100253237 gene encoding probable galacturonosyltransferase 9 — encoded protein: MAVAARGGRGSFGGGGLRNIVSYRIFASALFTILFIATISVLLNTNPAPPSHDSVIPSSGNAYMQRTFLALKSDPLRTRLDLIHKQANDHITLVNAYAAYARKLKLDISRQLRMFDDLARNFSDLAARPGPRTAPEDEVEGTGDEDLVRQLEKEVKDRVKIARLMIAESKESYDNQIKIQKLKDTIFSVNELLVKAKKNGQVASLIAAKSIPKSLHCLAMRLVEERIAHPDKYTEEEDSAEFEDPSLYHYAIFSNNVIAVSVVVNSAVKNAQEPWKHVFHVVSDRMNVAAMKVWFKMRPVGGGARVEVKAVEDYAFLNSSYVPVLRQMESANYGDNAKLRNPNYSLLNHLRFYLPEMYPKLHRILFLDDDVVVQKDLSALWRIDLDGKVNGAVETCFGSFHRYAHYLNFSNSVIREKFNPKACAWAYGMNIFDLDAWRREKCTDQYHYWQNLNEDGTLWKSGMLPPGLITFYSTTKSLDKSWHVLGLGYNPSISMDEINHAAVIHFNGNMKPWLDIAINQFKNLWTKYVDNDMEFVQVCNFGL